The following coding sequences are from one Humulus lupulus chromosome X, drHumLupu1.1, whole genome shotgun sequence window:
- the LOC133803610 gene encoding large ribosomal subunit protein eL21x/eL21w-like: protein MPHKFYHGRTGRVWNITKRAIGVEVNKQVGNRIIKKRIHVRVEHVQPSRCTEEFRNRKLRNDMLKAEAKLKGEAISTKRQPEGPKPGFMVEGAQLETVTPIPYDVVNDLKEIFQESKIFGL, encoded by the exons ATGCCCCACAAGTTCTACCATGGCCGAACTGGGCGTGTCTGGAACATCACCAAGCGCGCTATTGGCGTGGAGGTTAACAAGCAGGTTGGGAACCGCATCATTAAGAAGAGGATTCATGTTCGTGTGGAGCATGTCCAGCCCTCTAGATGCACTGAGGAGTTCAGAAACAGAAAGTTAAGGAATGATATGCTCAAGGCCGAGGCCAAGTTGAAGGGTGAGGCCATCAGCACCAAGAGGCAGCCAGAGGGTCCCAAGCCAGGTTTCATGGTCGAAGGAGCTCAGTTGGAAACTGTCACCCCCATTCCTTATGATGTTGTCAACGATCTCAAGG AAATATTCCAAGAGTCCAAGATTTTCGGTTTATGA
- the LOC133806953 gene encoding protein EXPORTIN 1B-like, translated as MASIRKDTSKLHKSQMATSSRHNTSVYTCNTVSEIYFYELHLSIELSEYRYTLLSEEVFDFSRGEMTQSKIKELKQSLTSEFQLIYELCLYVLSASQRTELIRATLSTLHAFLSWIPLGYIFESPLLETLLNFFPMPSYRNLTLQCLTEVAALNFGDFYNAQYVKMYTIFMKLLQTMIPLNTNIPEAYAIGSSEEQAFIQNLALFFTSFYKSHIRVLETPGENIAALLMGVEYLTKISYVDDTKVFKVPIF; from the exons ATGGCATCAATTCGGAAGGACACCTCAAAGCTTCACAAAAGCCAGATGGCAACAAGCAGTAGGCACAACACCTCA GTATATACATGTAATACTGTTTCTGAGATATACTTTTATGAGTTACATCTGTCTATAGAGTTGAGCGAATATAGATATACT CTTCTAAGTGAAGAGGTGTTTGATTTCTCAAGAGGAGAGATGACTCAAAGTAAGATAAAGGAGCTTAAACAATCATTGACCAG TGAATTTCAACTCATTTATGAGCTATGCTTATATGTACTATCAGCCTCTCAAAGAACTGAGCTTATACGTGCAACACTCTCCACATTGCACGCATTTCTCTCATGGATTCCCCTGGGATATATATTTGAGTCTCCATTG CTTGAAACGCTGCTGAATTTTTTCCCCATGCCATCTTATCGGAATCTCACTCTTCAGTGTTTGACAGAG GTTGCAGCACTTAATTTTGGAGATTTCTACAATGCCCAGTACGTTAAGATGTACACCATATTCATGAAACTGTTACAG ACCATGATTCCTCTTAATACAAACATTCCTGAGGCTTATGCAATTGGTTCCAGCGAAGAGCAG GCTTTTATTCAGAATTTGGCTTTGTTTTTCACTTCATTTTATAAG TCTCACATTCGTGTGCTGGAAACTCCTGGAGAGAACATAGCTGCTTTGCTCATGGGTGTTGAATATCTTACCAAAATTTCATATGTGGATGACACAAAAGTTTTCAAGGTACCAATATTTTAG